In the Salvia miltiorrhiza cultivar Shanhuang (shh) chromosome 8, IMPLAD_Smil_shh, whole genome shotgun sequence genome, GGATATCAAGCAAGAGTTTtaagatttcctcttgtttaAGTGATATTTGGCTCATCTCCATTGGTAGATCATATAGCTTgttgccataatattccaccgttctttgaatctcccgcaagttgacattTTTGGAAGAGTTGGGCTCGATCTTTTGATAAGCTGGATAGGCTGTTCCAGCTTTGTCCTTCTGCTCCATTAGATGTGTAGTTGATGGAGGTTGGGTCTGGCTCGTTCATTTGCCGATCTGGCCTCAACAATTTCCAGTAAGGCATCAAGATATCCCTGTATGTTCGTAATGATCTCACGAACAATCTCTTCGTCCTTGGTGATGTGAACCGCTAGGGTTCGCCAAAACACTCGTAATTCGCCTAATAGGCGACTGTTTTCTCTTTCCAAATATTGGAAAGAAATCCTGTATACaagacatctcggacactcgtccgaatccataaatttttaatggagtctcctcccacatatgttaattataaaataaattaaatataatataattcttcaataaaaacccgctctgataccacttctGGCGCGGttttataattaaaagaaaaacacCATAAGGAAATAAGATTCTATGGGTTAGAATGTCCCAAATtgtaacataagtgggtctttgtgtAATTAGTTTCAAAAAGGGgtcattttttgaatttttaagaattgaGCCGTGTCAAATTTAGACAATaatgaaagttggtgtattaaattgGAAAATCCTAAGTTTGCGTTAAATTTGGATTTTGATCAAAGTTGATGTTTTTTCATGCAATTATCCCTTAGAATTATcataaatttagaaaatataacgTGAACACTAgtgtaaaatataaatttagaaattatcaaaatattaaCAGTATCTAAAAGTATCAGCAGGAATATTACCGCTCAGAATTCTCAAAGATGACGTGACGTGTCACTTTGTCAACCCCTCTCTCACTATTTCCCGCTTTCCAGAAGTAAAAAAATATCTAAGCTCACTGCATTTTGTATGAAGATTGAAGTACGGTAGCTGCGCCTGCGCGGGTATTatccttgagagagagagagagagagattctaCCTCATAGATGGAGATTGCATTATACCTTTGATTGAATCATTTGCTCAAAAGCTGGAGATGTGAAAGGATAAAACAGCAAAGCGATAACAGGAATTTCCGGCGATAACAATGGCAATTGGCGCCGTCGTTTCCCACCGCAATTTCGGCTCGTTTATCGGTTCCGGTAATTGCGTATTAGTCAATTCCAGTTTACAATTTCTATTACTCGATGTGTTGAAGATTTGTTGAGCATTGTTTTCTTTGATTCGTATTACTCGATGGTGATGAGAGGCATATGCTCGCATCTAATGCGTTTCGAAGGAAGAGAAGATATTGTGACTTTTATTGCTTAATTTGCTAGCATCGAGATTCCAGTAGTGTTGTCTGTTGTATTGAACTACAAAGCAATGCAAATTATGTGGATAAccaatttgatttattttgttgcACCAAATCTTAGTTGCTACCTGCTTAACTAGTAGTTGAGGTTGCCTAGACACTCTCGATTGAGCAGACTATGTTGAATGTTGCATACATGAATCACAATTTACGCGAGATATGCAAGTGATTGCGTGTTGCAAGTCTAGGCTTAACAATGTGATGAAGAACTGAGCTCGGTGTTAGTTGTGCCTGGCCTATTTAATTTATACCCTGAAGCGATTAGTTTTGATGGATGAGGTTTCTACTCTGTGAAGTAAGCCCTTGACATATGCAAGTTTTTCAGTTTTCTAATACCAGAGCCATTGGAACGATAATACCATTTTTCTGGTTTCTCCCCTCTATTTCTGTCTTTATTGCGAAGCTTAAAGTTTCTAAGACCAGAGATATCATGCAGAAAGTCCATGAAAATGTTAGgagaagattttttttattcatattgCATCTTGTTAGTTGTTATATGAAGCACATTTTATTGAttagttaatattatattaGAATGTGATAGATGCATCTTGTTATCTGCTTGTATTACCAGAACGACTATATCATGGAGAAACAGCCACATATCATCAACCAGGTCAGCGCTTGAGTGTTGCTGCAGCAAAGTATGCATGTCCAATGATTCGTAGCAAGTTGTATCTTCCATGTACAAGCTATACATGTGCGCGTGGGTATAGTTCATCTCTTCATACTAGAGATCAGTCCAACGCAGAATTTCACCAATCAAATTATGCATCCCATTTAAGAGTAGATCCACCCCTCTTAACGTCCCACCAACTCAGCCGGAAGTTTAAAGTGATCAATACAAGGAGAAGAGTTAGAGGACTATGTCAGTGCTGCCTTACTTCAGCATACTCTGACAGCAATCTGATTCCAGCAAGGAAGTTTAGTAACCGTAGCTTTCTTGATAGCCAAAATCCTATGTCAAAATATTCAACAGTGATGGGGACTACAGCCGACTTCACATCTGAAGATTTTGATATAACAGGAACtaatttggactccatcttgtcacCTGATGGAGCAAGTGAAGCTGTTTTGGTTAAGGAAGTTGAGCAAGCAGTACCTTGGTGGAAGCAGTTACCAAAGCGATGGGTGATGGTGCTCCTTTGTTTTACTGCATTTCTGCTGTGCAACATGGACCGCGTAAGGTTCTTTATATATTACACGTTCTGTTAATGTTTATAGTTGTCATAGATATAACTATTGATTATGCTTCTTGCCTAAGTGTGCTACTGCCTGGCAAAAGTAATGTTTAGTTGGTGGCTTCCACAAGCAATTCTTTAACTGCCTCAATAAGATTATAACTGCTAATTGTGCTAATGGTTTTATGCTTTTTGCCTTTAGGTGAACATGAGTATAGCGATACTCCCAATGTCCAAGGAATACAACTGGAATAGTGCCACTGTTGGTCTGATTCAGTCTTCTTTTTTCTGGGGTTATCTGCTTACACAGGTATTTTCTTATGCTCGGAATACAACTGGAACGATATTTAAACAAGGGACCAACTTTTAACATTTAGTCCCTCCTAAGATGCAGTCTTGGAATAGTTTTCCTCCTCTAGCTAAAGCTTCTTCCCATTTTCATGGCATAGATTGTTGGAGGTATATGGGCTGATAAAATAGGTGGGAAGCTAGTGCTTGGTTTTGGAGTAATTTGGTGGTCTATTGCAACAGTTTTGACACCTATTGCTGCAAGAATCGGGCTCCCATGCTTACTCATAATGCGTGCCTTCATGGGAATTGGTGAGGTAAATCATTCAGTTCTTCTGCATAGAGTTTTTGTACATTGCTTGTATCTGAGGACAAGGGCTCATATTTCCTTTCAAATTTGATAAAGTGATTTGTTTCCCAGCTTATTAGCATATCTATCCATCTTAAAAGTGGTGTTCCGACCACTACATGTTCTCGCGCTTGAATTCAACTAAAATAAACTGGTTAGATAACTGCAAACATGACTATGGATTGATGAGACGTGTAGATTGATTATTTGTATTCTCTGATCAAAATTTTCATAATCTTTCTTTAaaattttttgttctttttaagAAGGAAGAACCTTGATCGTGTAGATATAATTTCTCGTCTAATGAGTTTTATTCTATAACAGGGTGTTGCCATGCCTGCGATGAATAATTTGTTGTCGAAGTGGATTCCTGTCTCTGAGAGAAGCAGGTCTCTTGCGCTAGTATACAGTGGCATGTATCTTGGATCAGTTACAGGATTAGCTGTTTCACCTGTTATGATCCAGAAGTTTGGGTGGCCATCTATCTTCTATTCTTTTGGATCCCTTGGGATTATCTGGTTTGCTCTATGGTGGAGCAAAGTAAGGCCTCACTTCTTTTTGCTACTACCTCTTCATCATGCCTATATATGCATCCAAGGATCGATTTAAGTGTTTCAAGCAGCCCCATCATTTGATAGGTGGCGATTAAGATAAATCTAAGGCTTCTACTTGGCTACTCACTTTTCCTTCCAGCATGCTTTATGAATTTTGGCACTTCTTTGTTTACTCTTAATGCTGGGATCTTGTCTTGTTTTACCAATATGATCTTCAAACTCGCATGCTTAGCGTTAAAATTAATTGTAGGTGTCAGTGTTACAAAAATTGCTTTGAAAATCCTCGAATTTTACTGATTCTAGGCGCACAGTTCACCAGAAGATGACCCAGATCTTAGTCTGGGGGAAAGGGAATTGATTTTAGGCGGCAGCATATCTAAGGAACCTGTCTTGGAAATTCCATGGAAGAAAATTCTAACCAAGGCCCCTGTCTGGGCTCTCATTGTTTCCCATTTCTGCCACAACTGGGGAACATTTATTCTCTTGACATGGATGCCTACTTACTATAACCAGGTATTTAAGCCGTTGATGGATAATATCTTCGACTAATTTTCCTTTGATGCTGTATGCAGACAAGAATGATGCAGTGTGGTCTAATGATAATGGTCTTTCCCGTTGTTTTTTTCTAATTGCTTGCATAGGTTTTGAAATTCAACCTCACTAAATCCGGACTGCTCTGCGTGCTTCCGTGGCTCACGATGGCTGTGTTTGCTAATATAGGCGGGTGGATCGCCGATACCCTCATAAGCAAAGGTCTCTCCATCACTACAGTCCGTAAGGCAAGTGCTGCTCAATATTATCTCTTTCAGTTAATGTAGATAACTCGCAATGATTTAGCATAAAAAATTTCAATGTTACTACACAGATAATGCAGTCGATTGGATTTCTAGGCCCCGCTTTCTTCTTAACACAGCTTAGCAAAGTGAAGACACCTGCTCTAGCAGTGCTGTGCATGGCGTGCAGTCAGGTTCGAGACATTCTCGTCACATCTCGCCCTGAAAACTCGACACCATAACACAACTAACACAGTTCTCCTTGCAGGGTTCGGAT is a window encoding:
- the LOC130999086 gene encoding ascorbate transporter, chloroplastic-like isoform X2 yields the protein MAIGAVVSHRNFGSFIGSERLYHGETATYHQPGQRLSVAAAKYACPMIRSKLYLPCTSYTCARGYSSSLHTRDQSNAEFHQSNYASHLRVDPPLLTSHQLSRKFKVINTRRRVRGLCQCCLTSAYSDSNLIPARKFSNRSFLDSQNPMSKYSTVMGTTADFTSEDFDITGTNLDSILSPDGASEAVLVKEVEQAVPWWKQLPKRWVMVLLCFTAFLLCNMDRVNMSIAILPMSKEYNWNSATVGLIQSSFFWGYLLTQIVGGIWADKIGGKLVLGFGVIWWSIATVLTPIAARIGLPCLLIMRAFMGIGEGVAMPAMNNLLSKWIPVSERSRSLALVYSGMYLGSVTGLAVSPVMIQKFGWPSIFYSFGSLGIIWFALWWSKAHSSPEDDPDLSLGERELILGGSISKEPVLEIPWKKILTKAPVWALIVSHFCHNWGTFILLTWMPTYYNQVLKFNLTKSGLLCVLPWLTMAVFANIGGWIADTLISKGLSITTVRKIMQSIGFLGPAFFLTQLSKVKTPALAVLCMACSQGSDAFSQSGLYSNHQDIGPRYAGVLLGLSNTAGVLAGVFGTAATGYILQKGTTKPITLISAKTIIFHFRQL
- the LOC130999086 gene encoding ascorbate transporter, chloroplastic-like isoform X1 — protein: MAIGAVVSHRNFGSFIGSERLYHGETATYHQPGQRLSVAAAKYACPMIRSKLYLPCTSYTCARGYSSSLHTRDQSNAEFHQSNYASHLRVDPPLLTSHQLSRKFKVINTRRRVRGLCQCCLTSAYSDSNLIPARKFSNRSFLDSQNPMSKYSTVMGTTADFTSEDFDITGTNLDSILSPDGASEAVLVKEVEQAVPWWKQLPKRWVMVLLCFTAFLLCNMDRVNMSIAILPMSKEYNWNSATVGLIQSSFFWGYLLTQIVGGIWADKIGGKLVLGFGVIWWSIATVLTPIAARIGLPCLLIMRAFMGIGEGVAMPAMNNLLSKWIPVSERSRSLALVYSGMYLGSVTGLAVSPVMIQKFGWPSIFYSFGSLGIIWFALWWSKAHSSPEDDPDLSLGERELILGGSISKEPVLEIPWKKILTKAPVWALIVSHFCHNWGTFILLTWMPTYYNQVLKFNLTKSGLLCVLPWLTMAVFANIGGWIADTLISKGLSITTVRKIMQSIGFLGPAFFLTQLSKVKTPALAVLCMACSQGSDAFSQSGLYSNHQDIGPRYAGVLLGLSNTAGVLAGVFGTAATGYILQKGSWDDVFKVAVALYIVGTITWNLFATGEKILD